One Sander vitreus isolate 19-12246 chromosome 23, sanVit1, whole genome shotgun sequence DNA window includes the following coding sequences:
- the caprin2 gene encoding caprin-2 isoform X1: MSSGSPETIQRARVKATSVELNMVQLSPSPTLDVTPPPERSVEGEERLEDQVTAESPKMGSPGGLSALQLSLEACTTYHGYEAYIEDGLICLKHKVRNLEKKKLKLEDYKKRLNWGKKLNKDQMVALEKYEEVLHNLAFARELHKTLDTLTQTLLRAQRKVVKKQLLLKEEAERRRLSTVLQVQHLLHSMQQEHVRQDLLAGHNQAPLIPAQRLHSLGQLAALLGVNRDNRLSLEAQMEQAALAYLDLLEGKDKPVAGSTFKLFKEEVTRLLNCKYFSCLPPPPNKSPEVLLKSNGHSTTSKSKPNEVPKEFFNRLYLTNTETPPTPNWKGDFQTTREPPDSWDMEFSDGPTSPQPAVHKPWRGAATFIPKVPVITKKQYADCKRKQRRANGEQHAKLAVDMDIPVEVFNSPYTLPKDPVLRKQHLEDLMTKIHGSFSFMQDSLLDGEVSPTNGHPRLKRRPSGSPSPLGHTDVRSPVEDLSEPMHSTPLPARLMERKASLTNGDQCLETCDLTFSSMDLPHEPLQLAEIKKFSSPPLYRRESIISVGQEEKSRPQTPVTESGKQSPCNGVASGTSTPPQGQSFSTPPTRRTLTSAQFENIQSAFKANASLPQNGELNYKPDSAVFNEPRYSTASTQTPPEMAPSEEELQLVYQADYTVGNGGQIFLSPGQSSESVGRPGQSYYTRGSVRGMARGAKGLAQTFRSSGWHRGGSYLPQTHLRDSGPVLYAARDSGYQHSYRRGGGRRHSSAAWSDSSQVSTPDREGTFTIVGHDSGHGDSLSVSTVDVPLTPHGHHHALLPMQLYPLSQPMRVAFNASRTANFAPGNLDQPIVFDQLHSNLGEMYDTHVGRFTCPVNGTYVFIFHILKLAINVPLYINLMRNEEVMVSAYANDGAPDHETASNHAILPLFQGDQVWLRLHRGAIYGSTWKYSTFSGFLLYQD, encoded by the exons TGTGGAGCTCAACATGGTGCAGCTGTCTCCTTCCCCTACCCTGGATGTCACCCCTCCACCTGAGCGCTCGGTGGAGGGGGAGGAAAGACTGGAGGACCAGGTGACGGCTGAAAGCCCTAAGATGGGCTCGCCCGGTGGTCTGAGTGCCCTGCAGCTCAGCCTGGAGGCCTGCACCACCTACCACGGCTATGAGGCCTACATAGAAGATGGTCTCATCTGCCTCAAACACAAAGTCCGCAACTTGGAGAAAAAGAAG CTGAAACTCGAAGACTACAAGAAGAGGCTGAACTGGGGCAAGAAACTTAACAAGGATCAGATG GTGGCTTTGGAAAAGTACGAGGAGGTGCTGCATAACCTGGCATTTGCACGGGAGCTGCACAAAACTCTGGATACCTTGACTCAGACG CTGCTGAGAGCCCAGAGGAAGGTGGTGAAGAAGCAGCTGCTGTTGAAGGAGGAGGCGGAGAGGAGGCGTCTGAGCACCGTGCTGCAGGTCCAGCACCTCCTCCACAGCATGCAGCAGGAGCATGTCAGGCAGGACCTGCTGGCTGGACACAACCAGGCGCCCCTCATCCCAGCCCAACGGCTGCACAGCCTGGGTCAGCTCGCCGCCCTGCTGGGAGTCAATAGGGATAACAGGCTGAG TTTAGAGGCGCAGATGGAGCAAGCGGCTCTGGCCTACTTGGACCTGCTAGAGGGCAAAGACAAGCCTGTGGCTGGATCCACAT TTAAGCTGTTCAAAGAAGAAGTCACCAGGCTGTTGAACTGCAAGTACTTCAGTTGTCTTCCACCTCCGCCCAACAAGTCTCCAGAGGTGCTGCTGAAGTCAAACGGCCACAGCA CCACATCAAAGTCAAAACCAAATGAAGTTCCTAAGGAG TTTTTCAACAGACTGTACCTGACCAATACGGAGACTCCTCCCACTCCAAACTGGAAGGGGGACTTCCAGACCACAAGGGAGCCTCCTGACTCCTGGGATATGGAGTTCTCAGATGGACCCACATCACCCCAACCTGCAGTCCACAAACCATGGAGAGGAGCTGCCACTTTTATCCCCAAAGTCCCAGTGATTACCAAGAAGCAATATGCTGACTGCAAG agAAAACAAAGGAGAGCCAATGGAGAGCAACATGCCAAGTTG GCAGTTGACATGGATATTCCTGTGGAGGTTTTCAACTCTCCATATACCTTGCCCAAAGACCCTGTCCTGAGGAAGCAGCACCTAGAGGACCTCATGACAAAGATCCATGGTTCCTTCAGTTTTATGCAG GACTCTCTTCTGGATGGTGAGGTCTCCCCCACTAATGGCCACCCCAGACTGAAGAGACGGCCATCTGGATCTCCATCTCCTCTGG GTCACACAGACGTGAGAAGCCCAGTCGAAGACCTGTCCGAACCAATGCAT TCCACCCCACTGCCTGCCAGGCTTATGGAGCGCAAAGCCAGCCTGACAAATGGGGATCAGTGCCTGGAGACCTGTGACCTGACGTTTTCCTCAATGGACCTACCTCAT GAGCCACTGCAGTTGGCTGAAATAAAGAAGTTTTCTTCACCGCCGCTGTACCGCAGGGAGTCGATCATCTCGGTTGGTCAAGAGGAGAAGAGCCGTCCTCAG ACACCAGTAACTGAGTCAGGGAAGCAGTCCCCCTGTAATGGGGTGGCATCTGGCACCTCCACCCCCCCTCAGGGACAAAGTTTCTCTACACCCCCCACCAGGCGAACTCTGACGTCTGCACAGTTTGAGAACATCCAGTCA GCCTTCAAAGCGAATGCCTCTTTACCTCAAAATGGGGAATTGAACTACAAACCAGATTCTGCAGTTTTCAATGAGCCCAGGTACAGCACTGCCAGTACCCAAACACCACCGGAGATGGCTCCCTCAGAAGAAGAACTACAGCTGG TGTACCAGGCAGATTATACAGTGGGTAACGGTGGACAGATCTTCCTGTCCCCTGGCCAATCAAGTGAAAGTGTGGGTCGTCCTGGCCAGTCGTACTACACCAGAGGATCTGTGAGAGGTATGGCACGTGGCGCCAAGGGACTGGCACAAACCTTTCGCTCTTCTGGTTGGCATCGAG GAGGATCCTACCTCCCACAGACTCATCTAAGGGACTCTGGACCTGTCCTCTATGCTGCTAGA GACTCTGGATATCAACACAGCTATAGACGTGGAGGAGGAAGGCGTCACTCGAGTG CAGCCTGGAGTGACTCTTCACAGGTGAGCACCCCAGACAGGGAGGGAACGTTTACAATTGTGGGTCATGACTCAGGTCATGGGGATTCCCTGTCGGTTTCCACCGTGGATGTCCCTCTCACTCCCCACGGCCACCATCACGCCCTGCTTCCCATGCAACTCTACCCGCTCTCCCAGCCGATGAGAGTGGCCTTCAACGCCTCTCGCACTGCCAACTTTGCCCCAGGCAACCTCGACCAGCCAATTGTGTTCGACCAGCTGCACAGCAACCTAGGGGAGATGTACGACACCCACGTCGGACGCTTCACTTGCCCCGTCAACGGAACCTATGTCTTCATCTTCCACATCCTGAAGCTTGCCATCAACGTGCCTCTCTACATTAACCTCATGCGCAACGAAGAGGTGATGGTGTCAGCGTACGCTAACGATGGAGCCCCAGATCACGAGACGGCCAGCAACCATGCCATCCTGCCACTCTTCCAAGGAGATCAGGTGTGGCTCCGGTTGCATCGTGGTGCCATCTATGGCAGCACCTGGAAGTACAGCACCTTCTCCGGCTTCCTGCTGTACCAGGATTGA
- the caprin2 gene encoding caprin-2 isoform X2 yields MSSGSPETIQRARVKATSVELNMVQLSPSPTLDVTPPPERSVEGEERLEDQVTAESPKMGSPGGLSALQLSLEACTTYHGYEAYIEDGLICLKHKVRNLEKKKLKLEDYKKRLNWGKKLNKDQMVALEKYEEVLHNLAFARELHKTLDTLTQTLLRAQRKVVKKQLLLKEEAERRRLSTVLQVQHLLHSMQQEHVRQDLLAGHNQAPLIPAQRLHSLGQLAALLGVNRDNRLSLEAQMEQAALAYLDLLEGKDKPVAGSTFKLFKEEVTRLLNCKYFSCLPPPPNKSPEVLLKSNGHSTTSKSKPNEVPKEFFNRLYLTNTETPPTPNWKGDFQTTREPPDSWDMEFSDGPTSPQPAVHKPWRGAATFIPKVPVITKKQYADCKRKQRRANGEQHAKLAVDMDIPVEVFNSPYTLPKDPVLRKQHLEDLMTKIHGSFSFMQDSLLDGEVSPTNGHPRLKRRPSGSPSPLGHTDVRSPVEDLSEPMHSTPLPARLMERKASLTNGDQCLETCDLTFSSMDLPHEPLQLAEIKKFSSPPLYRRESIISVGQEEKSRPQTPVTESGKQSPCNGVASGTSTPPQGQSFSTPPTRRTLTSAQFENIQSAFKANASLPQNGELNYKPDSAVFNEPRYSTASTQTPPEMAPSEEELQLVYQADYTVGNGGQIFLSPGQSSESVGRPGQSYYTRGSVRGGSYLPQTHLRDSGPVLYAARDSGYQHSYRRGGGRRHSSAAWSDSSQVSTPDREGTFTIVGHDSGHGDSLSVSTVDVPLTPHGHHHALLPMQLYPLSQPMRVAFNASRTANFAPGNLDQPIVFDQLHSNLGEMYDTHVGRFTCPVNGTYVFIFHILKLAINVPLYINLMRNEEVMVSAYANDGAPDHETASNHAILPLFQGDQVWLRLHRGAIYGSTWKYSTFSGFLLYQD; encoded by the exons TGTGGAGCTCAACATGGTGCAGCTGTCTCCTTCCCCTACCCTGGATGTCACCCCTCCACCTGAGCGCTCGGTGGAGGGGGAGGAAAGACTGGAGGACCAGGTGACGGCTGAAAGCCCTAAGATGGGCTCGCCCGGTGGTCTGAGTGCCCTGCAGCTCAGCCTGGAGGCCTGCACCACCTACCACGGCTATGAGGCCTACATAGAAGATGGTCTCATCTGCCTCAAACACAAAGTCCGCAACTTGGAGAAAAAGAAG CTGAAACTCGAAGACTACAAGAAGAGGCTGAACTGGGGCAAGAAACTTAACAAGGATCAGATG GTGGCTTTGGAAAAGTACGAGGAGGTGCTGCATAACCTGGCATTTGCACGGGAGCTGCACAAAACTCTGGATACCTTGACTCAGACG CTGCTGAGAGCCCAGAGGAAGGTGGTGAAGAAGCAGCTGCTGTTGAAGGAGGAGGCGGAGAGGAGGCGTCTGAGCACCGTGCTGCAGGTCCAGCACCTCCTCCACAGCATGCAGCAGGAGCATGTCAGGCAGGACCTGCTGGCTGGACACAACCAGGCGCCCCTCATCCCAGCCCAACGGCTGCACAGCCTGGGTCAGCTCGCCGCCCTGCTGGGAGTCAATAGGGATAACAGGCTGAG TTTAGAGGCGCAGATGGAGCAAGCGGCTCTGGCCTACTTGGACCTGCTAGAGGGCAAAGACAAGCCTGTGGCTGGATCCACAT TTAAGCTGTTCAAAGAAGAAGTCACCAGGCTGTTGAACTGCAAGTACTTCAGTTGTCTTCCACCTCCGCCCAACAAGTCTCCAGAGGTGCTGCTGAAGTCAAACGGCCACAGCA CCACATCAAAGTCAAAACCAAATGAAGTTCCTAAGGAG TTTTTCAACAGACTGTACCTGACCAATACGGAGACTCCTCCCACTCCAAACTGGAAGGGGGACTTCCAGACCACAAGGGAGCCTCCTGACTCCTGGGATATGGAGTTCTCAGATGGACCCACATCACCCCAACCTGCAGTCCACAAACCATGGAGAGGAGCTGCCACTTTTATCCCCAAAGTCCCAGTGATTACCAAGAAGCAATATGCTGACTGCAAG agAAAACAAAGGAGAGCCAATGGAGAGCAACATGCCAAGTTG GCAGTTGACATGGATATTCCTGTGGAGGTTTTCAACTCTCCATATACCTTGCCCAAAGACCCTGTCCTGAGGAAGCAGCACCTAGAGGACCTCATGACAAAGATCCATGGTTCCTTCAGTTTTATGCAG GACTCTCTTCTGGATGGTGAGGTCTCCCCCACTAATGGCCACCCCAGACTGAAGAGACGGCCATCTGGATCTCCATCTCCTCTGG GTCACACAGACGTGAGAAGCCCAGTCGAAGACCTGTCCGAACCAATGCAT TCCACCCCACTGCCTGCCAGGCTTATGGAGCGCAAAGCCAGCCTGACAAATGGGGATCAGTGCCTGGAGACCTGTGACCTGACGTTTTCCTCAATGGACCTACCTCAT GAGCCACTGCAGTTGGCTGAAATAAAGAAGTTTTCTTCACCGCCGCTGTACCGCAGGGAGTCGATCATCTCGGTTGGTCAAGAGGAGAAGAGCCGTCCTCAG ACACCAGTAACTGAGTCAGGGAAGCAGTCCCCCTGTAATGGGGTGGCATCTGGCACCTCCACCCCCCCTCAGGGACAAAGTTTCTCTACACCCCCCACCAGGCGAACTCTGACGTCTGCACAGTTTGAGAACATCCAGTCA GCCTTCAAAGCGAATGCCTCTTTACCTCAAAATGGGGAATTGAACTACAAACCAGATTCTGCAGTTTTCAATGAGCCCAGGTACAGCACTGCCAGTACCCAAACACCACCGGAGATGGCTCCCTCAGAAGAAGAACTACAGCTGG TGTACCAGGCAGATTATACAGTGGGTAACGGTGGACAGATCTTCCTGTCCCCTGGCCAATCAAGTGAAAGTGTGGGTCGTCCTGGCCAGTCGTACTACACCAGAGGATCTGTGAGAG GAGGATCCTACCTCCCACAGACTCATCTAAGGGACTCTGGACCTGTCCTCTATGCTGCTAGA GACTCTGGATATCAACACAGCTATAGACGTGGAGGAGGAAGGCGTCACTCGAGTG CAGCCTGGAGTGACTCTTCACAGGTGAGCACCCCAGACAGGGAGGGAACGTTTACAATTGTGGGTCATGACTCAGGTCATGGGGATTCCCTGTCGGTTTCCACCGTGGATGTCCCTCTCACTCCCCACGGCCACCATCACGCCCTGCTTCCCATGCAACTCTACCCGCTCTCCCAGCCGATGAGAGTGGCCTTCAACGCCTCTCGCACTGCCAACTTTGCCCCAGGCAACCTCGACCAGCCAATTGTGTTCGACCAGCTGCACAGCAACCTAGGGGAGATGTACGACACCCACGTCGGACGCTTCACTTGCCCCGTCAACGGAACCTATGTCTTCATCTTCCACATCCTGAAGCTTGCCATCAACGTGCCTCTCTACATTAACCTCATGCGCAACGAAGAGGTGATGGTGTCAGCGTACGCTAACGATGGAGCCCCAGATCACGAGACGGCCAGCAACCATGCCATCCTGCCACTCTTCCAAGGAGATCAGGTGTGGCTCCGGTTGCATCGTGGTGCCATCTATGGCAGCACCTGGAAGTACAGCACCTTCTCCGGCTTCCTGCTGTACCAGGATTGA